The following coding sequences lie in one Mus musculus strain C57BL/6J chromosome 11, GRCm38.p6 C57BL/6J genomic window:
- the Kcnj12 gene encoding ATP-sensitive inward rectifier potassium channel 12 isoform X1, with protein MTRWTSLKASRPHKPGSWDLAASPRRLSTPTLATFPWKAQEPGAEMSSQNAPRVPQPRQPSASWPRQKQHPPLQPQASAKQAHEVPPPGVSLGAGQGPPDPGMTAASRANPYSIVSSEEDGLHLVTMSGANGFGNGKVHTRRRCRNRFVKKNGQCNIEFANMDEKSQRYLADMFTTCVDIRWRYMLLIFSLAFLASWLLFGIIFWVIAVAHGDLEPAEGRGRTPCVLQVHGFMAAFLFSIETQTTIGYGLRCVTEECPVAVFMVVAQSIVGCIIDSFMIGAIMAKMARPKKRAQTLLFSHNAVVALRDGKLCLMWRVGNLRKSHIVEAHVRAQLIKPRVTEEGEYIPLDQIDIDVGFDKGLDRIFLVSPITILHEIDEASPLFGISRQDLETDDFEIVVILEGMVEATAMTTQARSSYLANEILWGHRFEPVLFEEKNQYKIDYSHFHKTYEVPSTPRCSAKDLVENKFLLPSANSFCYENELAFLSRDEEDEVATDRDGRSPQPEHDFDRLQASSAALERPYRRESEI; from the exons ATGACCCGCTGGACGTCCCTCAAGGCCTCTAGGCCACACAAGCCTGGCTCCTGGGATCTGGCAGCTTCCCCCCGGCGTCTGAGTACCCCAACCTTGGCCACCTTCCCCTGGAAGGCTCAGGAACCCGGGGCTGAGATGTCTTCTCAGAATGCTCCCCGGGTTCCCCAGCCCCGTCAACCCTCTGCCTCCTGGCCTAGACAGAAACAGCATCCACCATTACAGCCCCAAGCCTCAGCTAAACAAGCCCATG AAGTGCCCCCGCCTGGAGTCAGCCTGGGGGCAGGCCAGGGTCCACCAGACCCCGGGATGACCGCAGCCAGTCGGGCCAACCCCTACAGCATCGTATCATCAGAGGAGGACGGGCTGCACCTGGTTACCATGTCAGGCGCCAACGGTTTTGGCAATGGCAAGGTGCATACACGGCGCCGGTGCCGCAACCGCTTCGTCAAGAAGAACGGTCAGTGCAACATTGAATTCGCCAACATGGACGAGAAGTCACAACGCTACCTGGCTGACATGTTTACCACGTGTGTGGACATCCGCTGGCGCTACATGCTGCTCATCTTCTCTCTGGCCTTTCTTGCCTCCTGGTTGTTGTTTGGCATCATCTTCTGGGTCATTGCTGTCGCCCACGGGGACCTGGAGCCAGCCGAGGGCCGTGGCCGTACACCCTGTGTGCTGCAGGTCCACGGCTTCATGGCAGCCTTTCTCTTCTCCATTGAGACACAGACCACCATTGGCTACGGGCTACGCTGTGTGACTGAAGAGTGCCCGGTGGCTGTCTTCATGGTGGTGGCGCAGTCCATTGTGGGCTGCATCATTGACTCCTTCATGATTGGTGCCATCATGGCCAAGATGGCACGGCCCAAGAAGCGCGCACAGACTCTGCTTTTCAGCCATAATGCCGTGGTGGCTCTGCGTGACGGCAAGCTCTGCCTCATGTGGCGCGTGGGCAACCTGCGTAAGAGTCACATCGTGGAGGCCCATGTGCGGGCCCAGCTCATCAAGCCCAGGGTCACAGAGGAGGGTGAGTACATCCCACTGGACCAGATTGACATCGATGTCGGCTTTGACAAGGGCCTAGACCGTATCTTCCTGGTATCACCCATCACCATCTTGCACGAGATTGATGAGGCCAGCCCACTGTTTGGCATTAGCCGTCAGGACCTTGAGACAGACGACTTTGAGATTGTGGTCATCCTGGAGGGCATGGTAGAGGCCACAGCCATGACCACACAGGCTCGCAGTTCCTACCTGGCTAACGAGATCCTGTGGGGCCACCGCTTTGAGCCAGTGCTCTTCGAAGAGAAGAACCAGTACAAGATTGACTATTCACACTTCCACAAGACCTACGAGGTGCCATCTACACCCCGCTGCAGCGCCAAGGACCTGGTGGAGAACAAGTTCCTCCTGCCCAGCGCCAACTCTTTCTGCTATGAGAACGAGCTGGCCTTCCTGAGCAGAGATGAGGAGGACGAGGTGGCTACCGACCGGGATGGCCGCAGCCCTCAGCCCGAGCATGACTTTGACAGACTGCAGGCCAGCAGCGCTGCCCTTGAACGGCCCTACAGACGGGAGTCGGAGATTTGA
- the Kcnj12 gene encoding ATP-sensitive inward rectifier potassium channel 12 isoform 2 (isoform 2 is encoded by transcript variant 2), with product MTAASRANPYSIVSSEEDGLHLVTMSGANGFGNGKVHTRRRCRNRFVKKNGQCNIEFANMDEKSQRYLADMFTTCVDIRWRYMLLIFSLAFLASWLLFGIIFWVIAVAHGDLEPAEGRGRTPCVLQVHGFMAAFLFSIETQTTIGYGLRCVTEECPVAVFMVVAQSIVGCIIDSFMIGAIMAKMARPKKRAQTLLFSHNAVVALRDGKLCLMWRVGNLRKSHIVEAHVRAQLIKPRVTEEGEYIPLDQIDIDVGFDKGLDRIFLVSPITILHEIDEASPLFGISRQDLETDDFEIVVILEGMVEATAMTTQARSSYLANEILWGHRFEPVLFEEKNQYKIDYSHFHKTYEVPSTPRCSAKDLVENKFLLPSANSFCYENELAFLSRDEEDEVATDRDGRSPQPEHDFDRLQASSAALERPYRRESEI from the coding sequence ATGACCGCAGCCAGTCGGGCCAACCCCTACAGCATCGTATCATCAGAGGAGGACGGGCTGCACCTGGTTACCATGTCAGGCGCCAACGGTTTTGGCAATGGCAAGGTGCATACACGGCGCCGGTGCCGCAACCGCTTCGTCAAGAAGAACGGTCAGTGCAACATTGAATTCGCCAACATGGACGAGAAGTCACAACGCTACCTGGCTGACATGTTTACCACGTGTGTGGACATCCGCTGGCGCTACATGCTGCTCATCTTCTCTCTGGCCTTTCTTGCCTCCTGGTTGTTGTTTGGCATCATCTTCTGGGTCATTGCTGTCGCCCACGGGGACCTGGAGCCAGCCGAGGGCCGTGGCCGTACACCCTGTGTGCTGCAGGTCCACGGCTTCATGGCAGCCTTTCTCTTCTCCATTGAGACACAGACCACCATTGGCTACGGGCTACGCTGTGTGACTGAAGAGTGCCCGGTGGCTGTCTTCATGGTGGTGGCGCAGTCCATTGTGGGCTGCATCATTGACTCCTTCATGATTGGTGCCATCATGGCCAAGATGGCACGGCCCAAGAAGCGCGCACAGACTCTGCTTTTCAGCCATAATGCCGTGGTGGCTCTGCGTGACGGCAAGCTCTGCCTCATGTGGCGCGTGGGCAACCTGCGTAAGAGTCACATCGTGGAGGCCCATGTGCGGGCCCAGCTCATCAAGCCCAGGGTCACAGAGGAGGGTGAGTACATCCCACTGGACCAGATTGACATCGATGTCGGCTTTGACAAGGGCCTAGACCGTATCTTCCTGGTATCACCCATCACCATCTTGCACGAGATTGATGAGGCCAGCCCACTGTTTGGCATTAGCCGTCAGGACCTTGAGACAGACGACTTTGAGATTGTGGTCATCCTGGAGGGCATGGTAGAGGCCACAGCCATGACCACACAGGCTCGCAGTTCCTACCTGGCTAACGAGATCCTGTGGGGCCACCGCTTTGAGCCAGTGCTCTTCGAAGAGAAGAACCAGTACAAGATTGACTATTCACACTTCCACAAGACCTACGAGGTGCCATCTACACCCCGCTGCAGCGCCAAGGACCTGGTGGAGAACAAGTTCCTCCTGCCCAGCGCCAACTCTTTCTGCTATGAGAACGAGCTGGCCTTCCTGAGCAGAGATGAGGAGGACGAGGTGGCTACCGACCGGGATGGCCGCAGCCCTCAGCCCGAGCATGACTTTGACAGACTGCAGGCCAGCAGCGCTGCCCTTGAACGGCCCTACAGACGGGAGTCGGAGATTTGA